A stretch of the uncultured Desulfobacter sp. genome encodes the following:
- a CDS encoding DUF6519 domain-containing protein, giving the protein MKGDFSRLTFNPNKQYSGVLFQQGKVQLDADLNELQAIKQYREEVEAGDVIGKYGRPKNDGGFEIGLTPDSNDLTISCGRIYVDGHLCQSEPFSLNVLEKAFTADNKFLMLPTEPFNNGELKKGQWLEIFSGIGVSNVVKVVDIHNTTVTFEPPLTIEETDRFPTIKTPILIRRIFTYFNQPYLNPDDLPKISAGSELEKERYLVYLDVWERYVTHLDDAQIRETALGGIDTTGRSKTIWQVALLPVNADAQCSHFGKTWSPADGPYGQLNVQTAPVPETTNNCMLPMQAGYQGLENRLYRVEIHQGGYLGNGDTISFKWSRDNGSTVIQVNKIEESTLFVNTTEPDANSGFTTGQWAELTDDLHELHRLPGHLSKITDATRANTITLSSAPPATMNLTGNMNLRRWDCTGEQTVKAAMGPTEWITLENDIQINFSKGHYTTGDYWMIPARSVMQSETGTIEWPQDDAENPLPQYAQGVHHRYAPLAIVDFDNAKRTFEIIEQENCCPKFPPLTGITAEDIGYESTECPLPNATTVQDAIDYLCNLYKGPCQLTLTPEPGWENKLAQIKEGDDVHICFQTGTYSLQNPVLLKNLGHIKITGNGFGTQIIAQNTETAMMLEDCKSVLIQDLSALSIVTGNTGNNNGLNGTFSLVNCLDVAIENLSIQCGAGTSKAATCVTIRNDISGISLAGGKGSVRIQHCNLHIGHLQIGMLLVNVARAVIEDNYLTVPAKPKRYSFEYVNKNKIYRAKVRRLLINNTEIHTIKEDKTTSATSDQISKKNASVQLGNFEAYFDTDPKLALEWQNIVKANPPSENEIINTGDFFKYLNRLADQMILDQGQIRGSVKIKEWYKTIKNQNPAVAAQGIVIGGQEAVDIRVKNNTICGVSEGIHVGLRHRSMAQGKYDDVDRLVITNNTIDLRFPPLSFNERYGIFVGNSKSAIIENNFIRVTRFSSTTSKHIEGIRIFGYLGPMMILRSNHLENFTIGIYVNPLNDISQSLVQWVATNNISPKAKYALEIGARAKQNEAENEAAERNERNGALKEKFQQDNNFS; this is encoded by the coding sequence ATGAAAGGTGATTTTAGTCGGTTAACATTCAATCCCAACAAACAATACAGCGGCGTTCTTTTCCAGCAGGGCAAGGTGCAGTTAGATGCCGACTTGAATGAGTTACAGGCCATCAAACAATATCGTGAGGAGGTCGAGGCCGGCGATGTTATCGGAAAATACGGACGGCCAAAAAATGATGGTGGATTTGAAATCGGCCTTACGCCGGACAGCAATGATCTGACAATATCCTGTGGCCGGATCTATGTAGATGGACATCTTTGCCAATCAGAGCCCTTCTCGTTAAACGTTTTGGAAAAGGCCTTCACCGCAGACAATAAATTTCTGATGTTACCGACTGAGCCGTTCAATAACGGGGAACTAAAAAAAGGACAATGGCTTGAAATATTTTCCGGAATCGGTGTCTCTAATGTAGTCAAGGTCGTAGATATCCACAATACGACCGTCACCTTTGAACCACCGTTGACCATCGAAGAAACGGACCGTTTTCCTACAATAAAGACACCAATATTAATACGCCGGATTTTTACGTATTTTAACCAACCCTATCTCAATCCGGACGATTTGCCGAAAATATCTGCTGGGAGTGAGCTGGAAAAAGAAAGATATCTTGTATATCTGGATGTGTGGGAACGGTACGTCACACATTTAGATGACGCTCAGATTCGAGAGACGGCCCTTGGTGGTATCGACACAACCGGACGTTCAAAAACAATATGGCAGGTCGCCCTCTTACCTGTCAACGCAGATGCACAGTGTTCCCATTTTGGAAAAACATGGAGCCCGGCGGATGGGCCATACGGCCAATTAAATGTGCAAACTGCCCCCGTGCCGGAAACAACCAACAACTGCATGTTGCCCATGCAGGCAGGTTATCAGGGCCTGGAAAACAGACTCTACCGCGTGGAAATTCATCAAGGCGGATACTTAGGCAACGGTGATACGATAAGCTTTAAATGGTCCAGGGACAACGGATCAACAGTTATACAAGTGAACAAGATCGAGGAATCAACCCTTTTTGTAAACACGACAGAGCCGGATGCCAATAGTGGCTTTACGACCGGTCAATGGGCCGAATTAACTGATGATCTTCACGAATTGCACCGGTTACCAGGTCACCTAAGTAAAATCACTGACGCAACGCGTGCAAACACGATCACACTTTCGAGCGCCCCGCCGGCCACAATGAATCTTACCGGCAACATGAATCTCAGGCGATGGGACTGTACCGGTGAGCAGACAGTAAAAGCGGCAATGGGACCAACAGAATGGATCACACTCGAAAACGACATTCAAATCAATTTTTCCAAAGGGCATTATACCACCGGCGACTATTGGATGATACCGGCCCGATCAGTTATGCAATCGGAAACAGGAACCATTGAGTGGCCCCAGGATGATGCCGAGAATCCACTTCCCCAATATGCCCAGGGTGTTCATCATCGCTATGCGCCCTTGGCAATTGTCGATTTTGACAATGCCAAGAGAACCTTTGAAATAATAGAGCAGGAAAACTGTTGTCCCAAGTTTCCCCCTCTCACGGGTATTACTGCAGAAGATATCGGTTATGAAAGTACCGAGTGTCCCCTTCCCAATGCAACCACGGTCCAGGATGCTATTGATTATCTTTGCAATCTGTATAAAGGCCCTTGTCAGTTAACATTAACGCCTGAACCAGGATGGGAAAACAAATTGGCCCAGATCAAAGAAGGAGATGACGTTCATATTTGTTTTCAAACAGGAACTTATTCCCTTCAAAATCCTGTCCTTTTAAAAAATCTGGGCCACATAAAAATCACCGGCAATGGTTTTGGAACACAAATTATTGCGCAAAACACGGAAACAGCCATGATGCTGGAAGATTGTAAAAGTGTTTTGATACAAGACCTTTCTGCGCTCAGTATAGTAACGGGAAATACAGGGAACAACAACGGGCTCAATGGTACCTTCTCATTGGTAAATTGTCTGGATGTTGCCATTGAGAATTTATCTATACAATGTGGTGCCGGAACAAGTAAAGCCGCAACATGCGTGACCATAAGAAACGATATATCAGGTATAAGCCTGGCAGGTGGCAAGGGCTCGGTACGAATTCAGCATTGTAACCTGCATATTGGGCATCTGCAGATCGGTATGTTGTTGGTTAATGTGGCAAGGGCGGTTATTGAAGACAATTACCTGACGGTTCCGGCAAAACCCAAACGCTATTCATTTGAATACGTTAACAAAAATAAAATCTATCGTGCAAAGGTCCGTCGTTTATTGATAAACAATACTGAAATACACACAATAAAGGAAGATAAAACAACAAGCGCTACGTCTGATCAAATATCGAAAAAAAATGCATCTGTGCAATTGGGTAACTTTGAGGCATATTTCGACACGGATCCTAAATTAGCCCTGGAGTGGCAAAATATTGTAAAGGCAAACCCGCCTTCAGAAAACGAAATTATCAATACCGGGGACTTTTTTAAGTATCTTAATCGGTTGGCAGACCAAATGATTTTAGACCAGGGCCAAATCCGGGGGTCGGTAAAAATAAAAGAGTGGTATAAAACTATAAAAAATCAGAACCCGGCTGTTGCCGCCCAGGGAATTGTAATAGGAGGACAAGAGGCTGTTGATATCCGTGTAAAGAATAATACGATTTGTGGTGTATCTGAAGGCATTCACGTTGGGCTGCGTCATCGGTCTATGGCACAAGGCAAGTACGATGATGTTGATCGTCTGGTAATAACGAATAATACCATAGACCTTCGATTCCCCCCTCTATCTTTCAATGAACGATATGGCATTTTTGTTGGAAATAGTAAAAGTGCAATTATAGAAAACAACTTTATCCGTGTTACTCGTTTTTCCTCAACGACCTCAAAACATATAGAGGGCATTCGAATTTTTGGTTATTTAGGTCCCATGATGATTCTGAGGAGTAACCATCTTGAAAACTTTACAATCGGCATTTATGTAAACCCGCTCAATGATATTTCTCAATCACTTGTTCAATGGGTTGCGACAAATAACATCTCACCCAAAGCTAAATATGCCCTTGAAATTGGGGCGCGGGCAAAACAAAATGAAGCGGAAAATGAAGCAGCTGAACGTAACGAACGAAACGGGGCTTTAAAAGAAAAATTTCAACAAGATAACAATTTTTCTTGA
- a CDS encoding RNA polymerase factor sigma-32 yields the protein MEKKVDPKTPKVTKKLTKKDFLVPAGKTKVSSSKALIKSDPIQSYLNEINRYKLLTREQEIELGRRIQEDNDQEAAYIMTTSNLRLVVKIALEFQRIWMQNLLDLIQEGNIGLVRAVKKFDPYKNVKFSYYASFWIKAYILKFIMDNWRMVKIGTTQGQRKLFFRLKKEKQLLIEQGFDPKPKLLSERLGVSEKEVVDMDQRLANWDLSLDEPLKDDSNTERIEFINVDSDSSEDQLAKKEIEDILYTKVDKFKKTLNDRELDIFERRIFSDSPQTLQEIGEVYSISRERVRQIENNIIKKMKAYFKKDMPDFDMYDHDQ from the coding sequence ATGGAAAAAAAAGTTGACCCAAAAACTCCCAAAGTTACCAAAAAACTAACTAAAAAAGATTTTTTGGTGCCTGCAGGGAAAACCAAGGTCAGTTCCTCTAAAGCCCTAATCAAATCTGATCCCATTCAAAGTTACCTTAATGAAATCAATCGATATAAGCTTTTAACCCGGGAACAGGAAATAGAACTGGGGCGCCGGATTCAGGAAGATAACGACCAGGAAGCCGCCTATATAATGACCACGTCCAACCTGCGTCTCGTTGTGAAAATTGCTTTGGAATTTCAACGCATCTGGATGCAGAATCTTCTTGACCTTATCCAGGAAGGCAATATCGGTCTTGTCCGGGCCGTCAAAAAATTTGACCCATATAAAAACGTTAAATTTTCCTATTATGCATCATTTTGGATCAAGGCATATATCCTCAAATTCATAATGGACAACTGGCGCATGGTCAAAATCGGGACCACCCAGGGGCAGCGCAAGCTTTTTTTCAGATTAAAAAAAGAGAAACAATTGCTCATTGAGCAGGGCTTTGACCCTAAACCCAAATTGCTGTCCGAGCGGTTGGGTGTATCTGAAAAAGAGGTGGTGGATATGGACCAGCGGCTGGCCAACTGGGATCTTTCCCTTGATGAGCCGCTTAAAGATGATTCCAATACAGAGCGAATTGAATTTATAAATGTTGATTCGGATTCCTCCGAAGACCAACTGGCAAAAAAAGAGATCGAAGATATCCTGTACACCAAGGTAGATAAATTTAAGAAAACCTTAAACGACCGTGAACTGGATATTTTTGAGCGCAGAATTTTTTCCGATTCCCCCCAAACCCTTCAGGAAATAGGTGAAGTCTACAGCATCTCAAGGGAACGGGTCCGGCAGATTGAAAACAACATCATCAAAAAAATGAAAGCATATTTTAAAAAGGATATGCCGGATTTTGACATGTATGACCATGACCAGTAA
- a CDS encoding tetratricopeptide repeat protein produces MKHLTVCTLALASVLSFFPVSGCIKAPGTVDIEQADSKNITEQDPTSSQDSDLQASYYYLMARRHESKNEADQAKNALKKAMEKDPGSSFLQREYIISLQKEKKSEQALALAQDLAKKHPDDVENLILLARLKKGDEKDMTRLLERILELAPEDKETFLRLGKVYLDEGMNLKAMNLFSRMASIFPDYYVAYFYLGETQRMENQLAAAKDSYLKTMELEPDLLEPRFRLVDVYKALGEKKNRANIIAVLKDILDSDPGSERALIELGLLYYNTKDHQNADEVFAELGREIQKNPELVVNIAQILVPEHRYQDAATVLSQVKKVLPGNANINFFLGMAYEGLEEPDKAIEYYLKVTPDHPQYKKTILSIAFLYRDMNRTEDAVRFLEQHHRQSPADIDITSYLASFYQESDRHDIAITMLQRALKEAPKNTALLFKLGAVLDTAGQREQSIETMKTIIRLDPKHASALNYLGYTYAEMGIQLDQALELVQRALEIRPEDGFITDSLGWVYYKKQVYDKAVFYLEKAVELSDYETVIAAHLAEAYTKTGQHQKAVAMYKKALDNAREDQEKEIREIKEKLKQLTTTRQ; encoded by the coding sequence ATGAAACACCTTACCGTGTGTACCCTGGCCCTGGCTTCAGTCTTAAGCTTTTTCCCAGTTTCAGGCTGTATCAAGGCCCCGGGGACTGTCGATATAGAACAAGCCGACAGCAAAAATATTACCGAACAGGACCCGACTTCAAGCCAAGACAGTGACCTCCAAGCGTCTTACTACTATCTTATGGCACGGCGCCACGAGAGTAAAAATGAAGCCGATCAGGCTAAAAATGCCCTGAAAAAGGCCATGGAAAAGGATCCTGGCTCAAGCTTTCTCCAGCGCGAATACATCATATCGCTGCAAAAAGAGAAAAAATCAGAGCAGGCCCTGGCACTTGCCCAGGACCTGGCCAAAAAACATCCGGATGATGTGGAAAATCTGATCCTGCTCGCCCGACTTAAAAAAGGGGATGAAAAGGATATGACGCGCCTGCTGGAACGGATACTGGAACTGGCCCCCGAGGACAAAGAGACCTTTTTACGGCTGGGCAAAGTGTATCTGGATGAAGGCATGAACCTGAAAGCAATGAATTTGTTTTCCCGTATGGCAAGCATATTTCCCGACTATTATGTTGCCTATTTCTACCTGGGTGAGACCCAGCGAATGGAAAACCAGCTTGCAGCGGCCAAGGATTCCTACCTTAAAACCATGGAACTTGAGCCCGATCTTTTAGAACCCCGGTTCCGGCTGGTCGATGTATATAAAGCATTGGGTGAAAAGAAAAACAGAGCCAACATCATAGCGGTTCTCAAAGATATTCTTGATTCTGACCCTGGAAGTGAACGGGCTCTGATTGAACTTGGTCTGCTCTACTATAACACCAAGGATCATCAAAACGCTGATGAAGTGTTCGCCGAACTTGGCCGGGAAATCCAGAAAAATCCGGAACTGGTGGTCAATATTGCTCAAATCCTGGTACCTGAGCATAGATACCAGGATGCTGCAACAGTATTGTCCCAGGTCAAAAAAGTGTTGCCCGGAAATGCCAACATCAATTTTTTTCTGGGTATGGCTTATGAAGGATTGGAAGAACCGGATAAGGCTATTGAGTATTATCTTAAAGTGACGCCTGATCACCCCCAGTATAAAAAAACAATCTTAAGTATAGCGTTTCTCTACAGGGACATGAACCGCACCGAAGATGCAGTTCGATTCCTGGAACAGCACCACAGGCAAAGCCCGGCAGACATTGACATCACCTCTTATCTGGCATCATTTTACCAGGAAAGCGACCGTCACGACATTGCCATCACCATGCTGCAGCGTGCGTTGAAAGAGGCTCCCAAAAATACGGCGTTGCTGTTCAAGCTTGGTGCGGTCCTGGATACGGCAGGCCAGCGTGAGCAAAGCATTGAAACCATGAAAACCATTATCAGGCTGGATCCCAAACACGCATCGGCCCTCAATTACCTGGGATATACCTATGCGGAAATGGGTATCCAGCTAGATCAGGCTCTGGAACTGGTACAAAGGGCCCTTGAAATCCGGCCTGAAGACGGCTTTATCACAGACAGTTTAGGATGGGTTTATTATAAAAAACAGGTCTATGACAAGGCGGTTTTCTACCTTGAAAAAGCCGTTGAACTCTCTGACTATGAAACCGTTATTGCCGCCCATCTGGCCGAGGCATACACGAAAACCGGACAGCATCAAAAAGCGGTTGCCATGTATAAAAAAGCGCTTGATAATGCCAGAGAGGATCAGGAAAAAGAGATTCGGGAAATTAAAGAAAAACTTAAACAATTAACAACCACCCGGCAATGA
- a CDS encoding Mrp/NBP35 family ATP-binding protein → MIHDNVEQAKKASSCSNQPQNDAAKQQMEMEAMIKDNLAKIKNKIFVLSGKGGVGKSSVSANLATTLAKKGYKTGLMDVDVHGPSIAQMFNITELLDISPDSKQLLPRQINENLSVVSVQALMQDKDQAVIWRGPAKTGIIKQFVGSVAWGELDYLVIDAPPGTGDEPLTVVQTIPDAKGIIVTTPQEVALADIRKSISFCKTVKMETLGILENMAGFTCPHCNKHIDLFKSGGGEKTAKAQGLNFLGSIPFDTRVVESGDEGVPVMTYEAEGPFKDAFEKIVNNILKQFEG, encoded by the coding sequence ATGATTCATGACAATGTTGAACAGGCCAAAAAAGCAAGCAGTTGTTCCAATCAGCCCCAGAATGACGCTGCAAAGCAACAGATGGAAATGGAGGCAATGATCAAGGACAACCTGGCCAAAATTAAAAATAAAATTTTCGTTCTGTCCGGCAAAGGCGGTGTGGGCAAAAGCTCTGTGTCTGCAAACCTTGCAACGACCCTTGCTAAAAAAGGATATAAAACCGGACTGATGGATGTGGATGTCCATGGCCCATCCATTGCCCAGATGTTCAATATAACTGAGTTGTTAGATATATCACCCGACTCCAAGCAGTTGTTGCCCAGACAGATCAACGAAAACCTTTCGGTGGTTTCGGTCCAGGCGTTGATGCAGGACAAGGACCAGGCCGTTATTTGGAGAGGCCCTGCCAAAACCGGTATAATCAAGCAGTTTGTAGGCTCCGTTGCCTGGGGAGAGCTGGATTATCTGGTTATTGACGCCCCTCCGGGGACTGGCGATGAGCCCCTCACCGTTGTACAGACCATCCCGGATGCCAAAGGCATCATCGTAACTACGCCCCAGGAAGTGGCACTTGCAGATATCCGCAAATCCATTTCATTTTGTAAAACAGTAAAAATGGAAACCCTTGGCATCCTTGAAAACATGGCTGGGTTTACCTGCCCCCATTGCAATAAGCACATTGATCTATTCAAAAGCGGGGGTGGAGAAAAAACAGCCAAGGCACAGGGCTTAAACTTCTTAGGTTCCATCCCCTTTGATACACGCGTCGTAGAATCAGGAGATGAAGGCGTTCCCGTAATGACGTATGAAGCCGAAGGTCCTTTTAAAGATGCATTTGAAAAAATTGTAAATAATATTCTCAAACAATTTGAAGGCTGA
- a CDS encoding HD domain-containing protein produces the protein MNLEKTPRALKARLEQGETQILGKRACFSKNAVRRYSEERSDTEYRLAFSADADRILNSLAYTRYSDKTQVFSLINNDHLTHRVLHVQMVSRVARTIGRYLGLNTDLIEAAAMGHDIGHTPFGHDGEQFLSCLTQSAGAGHFHHNLQSMQFLDVIERNGKGWNLTLQTLDAIVCHNGEAHARALTPAPPRKFADLDTIVRQIRAGTMEDVMPMTMEGCVVRIADTVSYIGRDFEDAVRLKIVTRDQLPDSCRKRLGATQGTIVFNLVTDLINTSIDQDFIGFSPGVADALKELKQFNYQFIYKNPLIKKHLTTVEDIFKCLFDRYMNDLAKENKSSVVYSQFLNGMEDSYPANHSHAEITRDFIAGMTDSYFIRQAPDHLRPAPIDWV, from the coding sequence TTGAATCTGGAAAAAACACCCCGGGCACTGAAAGCCCGCCTTGAACAAGGGGAAACCCAAATCCTTGGCAAACGGGCCTGTTTTTCCAAAAATGCTGTGCGGCGGTATTCGGAAGAGCGATCTGACACCGAATACCGCCTTGCTTTTTCTGCGGATGCCGACCGTATTCTCAACTCTTTGGCCTACACCCGTTACAGTGACAAAACCCAGGTTTTTTCTTTGATCAATAACGATCATCTCACCCACCGGGTGCTCCATGTACAGATGGTTTCCCGGGTGGCAAGAACCATTGGGCGATACCTTGGGCTGAACACGGATCTCATTGAAGCGGCAGCCATGGGGCATGATATCGGGCATACGCCCTTTGGCCATGACGGCGAACAGTTTTTATCCTGCCTCACCCAGTCCGCAGGGGCAGGACACTTTCACCACAACCTTCAAAGCATGCAGTTTTTGGATGTTATTGAAAGAAACGGCAAAGGCTGGAATCTTACCCTTCAAACTCTGGACGCCATTGTCTGCCATAATGGGGAGGCCCATGCACGTGCGCTTACCCCGGCACCGCCAAGAAAGTTTGCCGACCTGGATACAATTGTCCGGCAGATCCGGGCCGGCACCATGGAAGATGTGATGCCCATGACCATGGAAGGGTGCGTGGTGCGCATCGCCGACACTGTCTCCTATATCGGACGAGATTTTGAGGACGCTGTCCGTTTAAAAATTGTAACCCGAGACCAACTGCCCGACAGTTGCCGAAAGCGTTTAGGGGCTACCCAGGGTACCATTGTCTTTAACCTGGTTACAGATCTGATCAACACAAGCATTGACCAAGATTTCATCGGATTTTCCCCTGGGGTGGCTGATGCCCTGAAAGAATTGAAGCAGTTCAATTACCAATTTATTTACAAAAACCCCTTGATAAAGAAGCATCTGACAACGGTTGAAGATATTTTCAAATGTTTGTTTGACAGATACATGAACGATCTGGCCAAAGAAAACAAGTCTTCGGTTGTTTATTCCCAGTTTCTCAACGGCATGGAAGACTCTTATCCTGCGAACCACAGCCATGCCGAAATTACCCGGGATTTTATTGCCGGAATGACCGACTCCTATTTTATCCGTCAGGCCCCGGACCATTTGCGCCCTGCTCCCATTGACTGGGTTTAA
- a CDS encoding UPF0280 family protein — translation MFDNRKIYRACHQKQGLLPFNVTVKETNLNIQADSDLSKQAVRSILTHRQYIENHIARFPRFADSLTPVSDPGIMPKIISEMIKAAKITGVGPMAAVAGAVAQSVGRDLLQWSSNILVENGGDIFIKSETQTIFTIYAGSSPFSMKTGIKVAPRPTSFAMCTSSGTVGHSKSFGKADAVTVLADCCALADAAATSLGNKIQTPKDIEKAIDIGKNMSGVQGIVIIIGKQIGLWGALELVKL, via the coding sequence ATGTTTGATAACCGCAAAATATATCGTGCTTGTCACCAAAAACAGGGGTTGCTCCCCTTTAATGTGACCGTAAAAGAGACAAACCTGAATATCCAGGCAGATTCGGATCTCAGTAAGCAGGCCGTGCGGTCCATCCTTACCCACCGACAGTACATCGAAAATCACATCGCCCGCTTTCCAAGGTTTGCAGACAGCCTGACACCGGTGTCCGATCCAGGGATCATGCCTAAAATCATTTCTGAAATGATAAAGGCGGCAAAAATTACCGGTGTCGGCCCCATGGCAGCTGTGGCAGGCGCCGTGGCCCAGAGTGTGGGCAGAGATCTGCTTCAATGGTCTTCAAATATTCTGGTGGAAAACGGTGGGGATATCTTTATAAAATCAGAGACCCAGACCATATTTACCATTTACGCAGGGTCATCTCCGTTTAGCATGAAAACCGGTATTAAAGTGGCCCCGCGTCCAACTTCATTTGCCATGTGCACCTCTTCAGGGACAGTGGGTCATTCCAAAAGTTTCGGCAAGGCTGATGCTGTTACTGTTCTGGCAGATTGCTGTGCACTGGCCGATGCTGCGGCCACATCTCTCGGCAATAAAATCCAGACCCCCAAAGACATTGAAAAAGCCATTGACATAGGCAAAAATATGTCAGGGGTTCAGGGCATCGTCATTATTATAGGAAAACAGATTGGGCTGTGGGGTGCCCTGGAATTGGTCAAATTGTAA
- a CDS encoding TrmJ/YjtD family RNA methyltransferase yields MKEKKKEKNQKVCMENVAIVLHDTRIPENIGAAARAAANMGVGQLILSAPRNFDMERVLKVATHSAAGLVEAMKVCNTLTEALGEFNWIVGTTARLGGTRRVNVSPADLAATLIPISSENRVALLFGPEDRGLTNEDLQLCHDLVNIPTAGFSSLNLAQAVMVICYELFKARTMEPEFHIPRLACRHELENMYTELKETFAKLHYINHENPEHRLDKARSFLSRYQLQSREVSIIRGLCRQVTRYGDKCYQDGLSAGDSCAPKTQDHG; encoded by the coding sequence ATGAAAGAAAAGAAAAAAGAGAAAAATCAGAAAGTTTGTATGGAAAATGTCGCCATTGTACTTCATGACACCCGCATTCCGGAAAATATTGGCGCCGCTGCCCGGGCTGCGGCAAATATGGGAGTAGGGCAGTTGATTTTGTCCGCACCCAGAAATTTTGATATGGAGCGGGTCCTGAAAGTGGCAACTCATTCAGCTGCCGGACTGGTTGAGGCCATGAAGGTTTGCAACACCTTAACTGAGGCGCTTGGAGAATTTAACTGGATCGTCGGCACAACTGCAAGGCTTGGCGGTACGCGCAGGGTGAACGTGTCTCCGGCCGATCTTGCCGCAACACTGATTCCCATCTCTTCAGAAAACCGGGTGGCTCTTCTTTTCGGTCCCGAGGACCGGGGACTGACCAATGAAGATTTGCAGCTATGCCATGATCTTGTGAACATCCCAACAGCTGGATTTTCTTCTTTGAATCTGGCTCAGGCTGTTATGGTTATATGCTATGAACTGTTCAAGGCGCGTACCATGGAACCGGAATTTCATATTCCCCGATTGGCCTGTCGGCATGAGCTGGAGAATATGTATACAGAACTCAAAGAGACCTTTGCCAAACTCCATTACATCAATCATGAAAATCCGGAACACCGGCTGGACAAGGCCCGCAGTTTTTTAAGCCGCTACCAGCTCCAATCCCGGGAAGTCAGTATAATCCGGGGGCTGTGCCGTCAGGTGACGCGGTATGGTGACAAATGCTACCAAGATGGTCTATCGGCTGGTGATAGCTGTGCTCCGAAGACCCAAGATCATGGATAA